One region of Streptomyces rishiriensis genomic DNA includes:
- a CDS encoding TIGR03089 family protein, with amino-acid sequence MTATDRTPADLLRSALAADPARPLVTFYDDATGERVELSVATFANWVAKTANLLQDGLSAEPGDRVALLLPAHWQTAVWLLACSSVGVVADVAGDPARADFVVAGPGSFEAGLACRGERYALSLAPLGRRFVPGPPEGYDDYAVNVPTFGDRFVPYVPVDPEEPALVVAGAEYTGAEVVERARAEASVLGLTGPGSRLLSGLGYDTWEGLSAGLYAPLASGGSVVLCRNLAEAGEKAVAKRVESERVTTTAR; translated from the coding sequence GTGACTGCCACCGATCGCACCCCGGCCGACCTGCTGCGTTCCGCGCTGGCCGCGGACCCCGCCCGCCCCTTGGTGACCTTCTACGACGACGCCACGGGCGAGCGGGTCGAATTGTCCGTGGCCACCTTCGCCAACTGGGTGGCCAAAACCGCCAACCTCCTCCAGGACGGGCTGTCCGCCGAGCCCGGCGACCGGGTCGCGCTGCTGCTTCCCGCGCACTGGCAGACGGCGGTGTGGCTGCTCGCGTGTTCGTCGGTGGGCGTCGTCGCGGACGTGGCCGGGGATCCGGCGCGGGCCGACTTCGTCGTCGCTGGGCCCGGGTCGTTCGAAGCGGGGCTGGCGTGCCGGGGCGAGCGGTACGCGCTGTCGCTGGCGCCGCTCGGGCGACGGTTCGTGCCCGGCCCGCCGGAGGGGTACGACGACTACGCCGTGAACGTCCCGACCTTCGGGGACCGCTTCGTGCCCTACGTCCCCGTCGACCCGGAGGAACCCGCGCTGGTCGTGGCCGGGGCGGAGTACACCGGGGCCGAGGTCGTGGAGCGGGCGCGGGCGGAGGCGTCCGTGCTGGGGCTGACGGGGCCCGGTTCCCGGCTGCTGTCGGGGCTGGGGTACGACACGTGGGAGGGGCTCAGCGCCGGGCTGTACGCGCCGCTGGCGAGCGGGGGTTCCGTGGTGCTGTGCCGGAACCTGGCGGAGGCCGGCGAGAAGGCCGTGGCCAAGCGGGTCGAGAGCGAGCGGGTGACGACGACCGCGCGCTAG
- a CDS encoding LCP family protein, producing the protein MSKAAGSGGPLGPGAGASADGRGLIRRRRRRWARYGAGAVGVAVLGAGIAGWVVYAKLDGNITPDDAAAAELARYARERPTSLVRDAQNILLIGSDSRSGDENRKYGRDSGTERSDTTILLHLAAGRRSATAVSLPRDLMVDVPGCLRPDGKRTEPMFAMFNYAFQTGGSACTIRTVEKLTGVRIDHHVVVDFSGFKDMVDAVDGVQVCLKKPIDDKAAKLRLPAGKVTLDGEQALGYVRARKSLGNGSDTDRMERQQRFLGALVNKVQSNDVLLNPVKLYPLLDAATSSLTTDPDLASLRGLYELVRGLRDITTEHVQFLTVPRESYVYNTNRDQLVEPEAEKLFERLRTDTPVAVSQEIPTDPAPTESGDHGPFASRAAGPAAFGVVSPTPPAPTFRGNTAAEDDCG; encoded by the coding sequence GTGAGCAAAGCGGCGGGTTCCGGTGGGCCTCTCGGGCCGGGGGCGGGGGCGTCCGCCGACGGGCGGGGACTCATACGGCGACGCCGGCGGCGGTGGGCGCGTTACGGGGCGGGGGCGGTGGGCGTGGCCGTCCTGGGGGCCGGGATCGCGGGGTGGGTCGTCTACGCGAAGCTGGACGGGAACATCACGCCGGACGACGCGGCAGCGGCGGAACTCGCGCGGTATGCGAGGGAGCGGCCGACCTCGTTGGTCAGGGACGCGCAGAACATCCTGCTCATAGGGTCCGATTCGCGGTCGGGGGACGAGAACCGGAAGTACGGGCGGGACTCCGGGACCGAGCGGTCGGACACGACGATCCTGCTGCATCTGGCGGCCGGGCGGCGCAGCGCCACCGCCGTCTCCCTCCCGCGCGATCTGATGGTGGACGTGCCGGGCTGCCTGCGGCCGGACGGGAAGCGGACCGAACCGATGTTCGCGATGTTCAACTACGCCTTCCAGACCGGGGGTTCGGCCTGCACGATCCGGACGGTGGAGAAGCTGACCGGTGTGCGGATCGATCACCACGTGGTCGTCGACTTCAGCGGGTTCAAGGACATGGTCGACGCCGTGGACGGGGTTCAGGTGTGCCTGAAGAAGCCGATCGACGACAAGGCCGCCAAGCTGAGACTGCCCGCCGGGAAGGTCACCCTCGACGGGGAGCAGGCGCTCGGGTACGTGCGGGCCCGCAAGTCCCTCGGGAACGGCAGTGACACCGACCGGATGGAACGGCAGCAGCGGTTCCTCGGGGCGCTCGTCAACAAGGTGCAGAGCAATGACGTCCTGCTGAACCCGGTGAAGCTGTATCCGCTGCTGGACGCGGCCACGTCCTCGCTCACCACCGACCCGGATCTGGCGAGTCTGCGCGGACTGTACGAACTCGTGCGAGGCCTGCGGGACATTACCACCGAACATGTGCAATTCCTGACCGTTCCACGGGAGTCGTACGTCTACAACACCAATCGCGACCAGCTTGTGGAGCCGGAGGCGGAGAAACTCTTCGAACGGCTGCGGACGGACACACCGGTGGCGGTTTCTCAGGAAATTCCCACGGACCCCGCCCCGACGGAGTCGGGCGACCACGGTCCGTTCGCATCCCGGGCGGCGGGACCTGCGGCTTTCGGGGTGGTATCGCCCACTCCACCCGCTCCCACCTTCCGCGGGAACACCGCCGCCGAGGACGACTGCGGGTAA
- a CDS encoding N-acetylmuramoyl-L-alanine amidase — MRGLLATSIGVTCAAALALPLTPPANAATARPASAAKSAPTGTARATSPDTPVTSSLLSDRPAHPTLPEAPDQPDRPKLPDLPALPDLPGSTQSLPLTALTRDRAPGGPSTDQGLPRRDVRHFSLLGVVWDDPAAELHGRVQVRTRTSDTGAWSGWQDVETHNTDHGADPGTPESASGRVRGATAPLWVGDSDGVEIRVHPDTERRTEETARDPGTLSTAALLPSGLRLELVDPGSTPPEHVPAGPPRSRTPATRSGPAGAPRALDPPDTTTGSTADTGRATEDAEAGEEADGTGPDERAEGNEAAEGAEPAGLPAMTAEAAAASEANAPLAPLGATEIPALDRLGTERELLALRGAELTPAQRAKPYIGPRPSIVTRRGWGADEKLRESGFRYTTKVKAAFVHHTASGNTYKCSQAPSVIRGIYRYHVRSMGWRDIGYNFLVDKCGKIYEGRAGGVAKPVLGAHTLGFNTNSMGIAVLGTFTSAKPTTATVNAVARLTAWKLGLFGANPKGKTYLKSGGGNLYGKGKNVRLNVISGHRDGFATECPGRQLYGKLGSARSTAARYQGR; from the coding sequence ATGCGCGGATTGCTTGCTACCTCGATCGGTGTCACCTGCGCGGCGGCACTCGCCCTCCCGCTGACGCCGCCCGCCAACGCGGCGACGGCGCGACCGGCGTCGGCCGCGAAGTCGGCGCCCACCGGGACGGCCAGGGCCACGAGCCCCGACACCCCCGTCACCTCGTCCCTCCTCTCCGACCGACCGGCTCACCCCACCCTTCCCGAAGCGCCGGACCAGCCCGACCGGCCGAAGCTGCCGGACCTGCCCGCTCTTCCCGACCTGCCGGGCAGCACCCAGTCGCTGCCCCTCACCGCTCTCACCCGCGACCGGGCCCCGGGCGGCCCGAGTACCGACCAGGGCCTGCCCCGCCGGGACGTACGCCACTTCTCGCTCCTCGGCGTCGTCTGGGACGACCCGGCCGCCGAACTGCACGGCCGCGTCCAGGTCCGCACCCGTACGTCCGACACCGGCGCCTGGTCCGGCTGGCAGGACGTCGAGACCCACAACACCGACCACGGCGCCGATCCCGGCACGCCCGAGAGCGCCTCGGGCCGGGTCCGCGGCGCCACGGCCCCCCTGTGGGTCGGTGACTCCGACGGCGTCGAGATCCGGGTCCATCCGGACACCGAACGCCGAACGGAGGAGACGGCCCGGGACCCCGGCACCCTCTCCACCGCCGCCCTGCTCCCCTCCGGCCTGCGCCTTGAGCTGGTCGACCCGGGCTCCACGCCCCCCGAGCACGTCCCCGCGGGCCCTCCGCGCAGCCGGACACCGGCCACCCGGTCCGGCCCGGCGGGTGCCCCGCGAGCACTGGACCCGCCGGACACGACGACCGGTAGTACGGCCGACACGGGCCGGGCGACCGAGGACGCCGAGGCCGGCGAGGAGGCCGACGGAACCGGGCCGGACGAGAGAGCCGAAGGGAACGAGGCGGCCGAAGGGGCCGAGCCCGCCGGGCTGCCCGCCATGACCGCCGAGGCGGCCGCGGCCTCCGAGGCCAACGCCCCCCTCGCCCCGCTCGGCGCCACGGAGATCCCCGCCCTGGACCGCCTGGGCACCGAACGCGAACTCCTGGCCCTGCGCGGGGCCGAGTTGACGCCGGCCCAGCGGGCGAAGCCGTACATCGGCCCGCGGCCGAGCATCGTCACGCGTCGCGGCTGGGGCGCCGACGAGAAGCTGCGGGAGAGCGGCTTCCGCTACACGACGAAGGTCAAGGCCGCGTTCGTGCACCACACGGCCTCGGGCAACACCTACAAGTGCTCACAGGCCCCGTCCGTCATCCGTGGTATCTACCGCTACCACGTGAGGAGCATGGGCTGGCGCGACATCGGCTACAACTTCCTCGTCGACAAGTGCGGGAAGATCTACGAGGGTCGCGCCGGGGGAGTGGCGAAGCCGGTCCTCGGCGCCCACACCCTGGGTTTCAACACCAACAGCATGGGGATCGCCGTCCTCGGCACGTTCACCTCCGCCAAGCCGACCACCGCCACGGTCAACGCCGTCGCACGCCTCACGGCATGGAAACTCGGCCTCTTCGGGGCGAATCCGAAAGGGAAGACATACCTGAAGTCCGGCGGTGGCAATCTCTACGGAAAGGGAAAGAACGTACGGCTGAATGTGATCTCGGGTCACCGGGACGGGTTCGCCACGGAATGCCCGGGCAGGCAGCTCTACGGCAAGCTCGGCTCGGCCCGCTCCACCGCGGCGCGCTACCAGGGGCGCTGA
- a CDS encoding LCP family protein codes for MTRDGPVSGARRGGAGELTGSSGVRREVPAVEDTESPAAREPRNESTSEGDGRHGGGRGAGRTDRKRRRRRALRWSATVLAVVILGGAGAGYLYYEHLNANIKSDDLNIGDEKDRAARTEANSAGQTALNILLIGSDARDTAANQKLGGAKDTFDGPPLADVQMLLHISADRSNMSVVSMPRDTLLDIPKCTDPDDGTTYQALTDEMTNVSLGRGGPGCTVATWEKLTDIHIDHFMMIDFSGVVSMADAIGGVPVCVDANVHSHTSTGKGSGLKLEKGTHAVKGKQALQWLRTRYGFEDDTDLARAKAQHMYMNSMVRELRANAKLTNPNKLRKLAEAATQAITVDDGLDTITKMYDLAGELKKVPTERITMTTMPNRYQGSRVVPTDDAKQLFRLVREDIALDGKDAKKATASPSPTVTDPAAAAGEIAVQVQNGTSTSTLAAVRGRASAVKELLTGKGFTEAVADTSGASAVAATVVRYPSADLEGDAEAVAKALGIPTGQVKKSDEVSGVTVVVGADWRSGTAYKAPVKDDTTPDTAEAINASDTTQCMHVDPDYTW; via the coding sequence TTGACGCGGGACGGGCCCGTGTCAGGCGCACGGCGGGGAGGGGCAGGGGAATTGACGGGGAGCAGTGGGGTGCGGAGGGAGGTTCCCGCGGTCGAGGACACGGAGTCCCCGGCGGCGCGGGAACCACGGAACGAGAGCACGTCCGAGGGGGACGGCAGACACGGCGGGGGGCGCGGCGCCGGCCGCACGGACCGCAAACGGCGACGTCGACGCGCGTTGCGCTGGTCGGCGACGGTGCTCGCGGTGGTCATACTCGGCGGCGCGGGGGCCGGATACCTCTACTACGAACACCTCAACGCGAACATCAAGAGCGACGACCTGAACATCGGCGACGAGAAGGACCGGGCGGCCAGGACGGAGGCCAACTCGGCCGGGCAGACGGCGCTGAACATCCTGCTGATCGGTTCGGACGCCCGTGACACCGCGGCGAACCAGAAGCTCGGCGGCGCCAAGGACACCTTCGACGGCCCCCCGCTCGCGGACGTCCAGATGCTGCTGCACATATCGGCGGACCGCAGCAACATGTCGGTGGTGAGCATGCCGCGCGACACGCTGCTGGACATCCCCAAGTGCACGGACCCCGACGACGGGACCACCTACCAGGCGCTGACCGACGAGATGACGAACGTGTCGCTCGGCCGCGGCGGCCCGGGCTGCACGGTGGCCACGTGGGAGAAGCTCACCGACATCCACATCGACCACTTCATGATGATCGACTTCTCCGGTGTGGTGTCGATGGCGGACGCGATCGGCGGCGTTCCGGTCTGTGTGGACGCCAACGTCCACTCGCACACCAGCACCGGCAAGGGCTCCGGTCTGAAGCTGGAGAAGGGCACGCACGCCGTCAAGGGCAAGCAGGCCCTGCAGTGGCTGCGCACCCGCTACGGCTTCGAGGACGACACCGACCTGGCCCGCGCCAAGGCGCAGCACATGTACATGAACTCGATGGTCCGCGAGCTGCGCGCCAACGCCAAGCTGACCAACCCCAACAAGCTGCGCAAGCTCGCCGAGGCGGCCACGCAGGCGATCACCGTCGACGACGGCCTCGACACCATCACGAAGATGTACGACCTGGCGGGCGAGCTGAAGAAGGTGCCCACCGAGCGCATCACGATGACGACGATGCCGAACCGCTACCAGGGCAGCCGGGTGGTGCCCACGGACGACGCCAAGCAGCTGTTCCGTCTGGTGCGCGAGGACATCGCCCTGGACGGCAAGGACGCGAAGAAGGCGACCGCGAGCCCCTCGCCGACGGTCACCGACCCGGCCGCCGCGGCCGGTGAGATCGCCGTGCAGGTGCAGAACGGGACGTCCACGAGCACGCTGGCGGCGGTCCGCGGGCGGGCGTCGGCGGTGAAGGAACTGCTCACGGGCAAGGGCTTCACCGAGGCCGTCGCGGACACCTCGGGGGCGTCGGCCGTGGCGGCCACGGTGGTCCGCTACCCGAGCGCCGATCTGGAGGGCGACGCGGAGGCGGTCGCCAAGGCCCTCGGCATCCCGACGGGTCAGGTGAAGAAGTCCGACGAGGTCTCCGGGGTCACGGTCGTCGTGGGCGCGGATTGGCGGTCGGGGACGGCGTACAAGGCGCCGGTGAAGGACGACACGACGCCCGACACGGCCGAAGCGATCAACGCGTCGGACACCACCCAGTGCATGCACGTGGACCCGGACTACACCTGGTAG
- a CDS encoding glycosyltransferase family 2 protein: MNAKPDVQLPAVSVIMPVLNEERHLRGAVQAILAQEYAGEMEVVIAVGPSTDRTEEIAAELVAETASRSKRVQTVPNPTGRTPAALNAAIRASRHPIVVRVDGHGMLSPNYIATAVRLLEETGAQNVGGIMHAEGENDWEHAVAAAMTSKIGVGNAAFHTGGQAGPAETVYLGVFRRAALEQQGGYNEEFIRAQDWELNFRIREAGGLIWFSPELKVSYRPRPSVKALAKQYKDYGRWRHVVARYHEGSINLRYLAPPTAVCAMAAGIVVGAALTPLGFLIPGAYLAAIVAGSLPAGKGLPLKARLQIPVALATMHMSWGFGFLTSPKALARKVIASRRPAVLTDAH, translated from the coding sequence ATGAACGCCAAGCCCGACGTGCAGCTCCCCGCAGTGTCCGTCATCATGCCCGTCCTCAATGAGGAGCGGCATCTGCGCGGAGCCGTCCAAGCGATCCTCGCGCAGGAGTACGCCGGCGAGATGGAGGTCGTGATCGCCGTCGGTCCGTCCACGGACCGTACGGAAGAGATCGCGGCCGAACTCGTCGCCGAGACGGCCTCCCGGAGCAAGCGCGTGCAGACGGTCCCCAACCCCACGGGGCGTACCCCCGCCGCGCTCAACGCCGCGATCAGGGCCTCCCGCCATCCGATCGTCGTCCGCGTCGACGGGCACGGCATGCTCTCCCCGAACTACATCGCCACCGCCGTACGGCTCCTGGAGGAGACCGGTGCGCAGAACGTCGGCGGCATCATGCACGCCGAGGGCGAGAACGACTGGGAGCACGCGGTGGCCGCGGCCATGACCTCGAAGATCGGGGTCGGCAACGCCGCCTTCCACACGGGAGGGCAGGCCGGCCCCGCGGAGACCGTGTACCTCGGCGTCTTCCGGCGAGCCGCCCTGGAGCAACAGGGCGGCTACAACGAGGAGTTCATCCGCGCCCAGGACTGGGAGCTGAACTTCCGGATCAGGGAGGCCGGCGGGCTCATCTGGTTCTCGCCCGAGCTCAAGGTGTCGTACCGGCCGCGGCCCAGCGTCAAGGCGCTCGCCAAGCAGTACAAGGACTACGGCCGTTGGCGGCACGTCGTCGCCCGCTACCACGAGGGCTCCATCAACCTGCGCTACCTGGCCCCGCCCACCGCGGTGTGCGCGATGGCCGCCGGGATCGTCGTGGGCGCCGCACTCACCCCGCTGGGCTTCCTGATCCCCGGCGCCTACCTCGCGGCGATCGTCGCCGGGTCGCTGCCGGCCGGCAAGGGGCTGCCCCTGAAGGCACGGCTCCAGATCCCCGTGGCCCTCGCCACCATGCACATGTCGTGGGGCTTCGGCTTCCTGACCAGTCCGAAGGCGCTGGCCAGGAAGGTCATCGCGTCGCGGCGGCCCGCGGTCCTCACCGACGCGCACTGA
- a CDS encoding LCP family protein yields MDAQGRGRADNIDPADQWVLNPDTGEYELRLTPSAPQSAVPGPRRSDSGRTGAGGGGSARGRTAAPGRGSPSSSAEETPDPEALSPRRRRGTPAEEPAANRRGRRPVKKKSKAKAKKILLWTGGIMAFVLVGTAGAAYLYLEHLNDNITSVSDDGASTGGFSKDKAINLLVIGTDKRTGSGNEGYGDSGSVGHADTTILLHVSKDRTNATALSIPRDLIVDVPDCQTKQEDGSTKVIKGTDNVRFNTSLGQYNRTPSCTVRTVTELTGIQADNFMVADFNAVKTLTTAVGGVEVCLAKDIDDEDSHLKLSKGTHTIEGEQALAFVRTRHSVGFGGDLSRIELQQQFLSALMRKLKSNDTLTSPTKMIKLAEAGTKALTVDSQLDTIDKLKDLGLELGKLNVKNLTFTTVPVVDNPAEKVAATVVVNASTAPTVFQMIKDDVSFTEVKEQAAASKNAAAAAAAARLKGTRSGASAVRVQVMNGGAPAGSAQETLNWLQNDEGVTKSENAGNAPAALSKTTLEYAPDQADQARELAAIMGLPGTALKPGKSVENSQGLPTMTLTLGKDFKGAGVSLTAPTTVPDTVQKSTADKVECAK; encoded by the coding sequence GTGGACGCGCAAGGCCGTGGGCGGGCGGACAACATCGACCCCGCAGACCAGTGGGTGCTCAACCCGGACACCGGCGAATACGAACTGCGACTGACTCCTTCCGCACCGCAATCGGCGGTGCCGGGACCTCGTAGGTCCGACTCCGGTCGGACCGGTGCGGGCGGAGGAGGTTCGGCGCGCGGCCGTACGGCGGCGCCGGGCCGGGGCTCGCCGTCGTCGTCGGCCGAGGAGACGCCGGATCCTGAGGCGTTGTCGCCGCGCCGTCGCCGGGGTACGCCGGCGGAGGAACCGGCGGCGAACCGGCGTGGCCGCCGGCCGGTGAAGAAGAAGTCGAAGGCGAAGGCGAAGAAGATCCTGCTGTGGACCGGCGGGATCATGGCCTTCGTCCTGGTGGGTACGGCCGGTGCGGCCTATCTCTATCTGGAGCACCTCAACGACAACATCACGTCCGTCTCCGACGACGGCGCGAGCACCGGTGGCTTCAGCAAGGACAAGGCGATCAACCTGCTGGTGATCGGCACCGACAAGCGCACCGGTTCGGGCAACGAGGGCTACGGCGACTCCGGCAGCGTGGGCCACGCGGACACCACGATCCTGCTGCACGTCTCCAAGGACCGGACGAACGCCACCGCGCTGAGCATCCCGCGCGACCTGATCGTGGACGTCCCGGACTGCCAGACCAAGCAGGAGGACGGCTCCACCAAGGTCATCAAGGGCACGGACAACGTCCGCTTCAACACCAGCCTCGGGCAGTACAACCGCACGCCGAGCTGCACCGTGCGCACGGTCACCGAGCTGACCGGGATCCAGGCCGACAACTTCATGGTGGCCGACTTCAACGCGGTCAAGACGCTGACCACGGCGGTCGGCGGCGTCGAGGTGTGCCTGGCGAAGGACATCGACGACGAGGACTCGCACCTGAAGCTGTCGAAGGGCACGCACACCATCGAGGGCGAGCAGGCGCTGGCCTTCGTGCGCACCCGGCACTCCGTCGGCTTCGGCGGCGACCTGAGCCGGATCGAGCTCCAGCAGCAGTTCCTCAGCGCGCTGATGCGCAAGCTGAAGTCGAACGACACGCTCACCAGCCCGACCAAGATGATCAAACTGGCGGAGGCGGGCACGAAGGCGCTGACCGTCGACTCCCAGCTGGACACCATCGACAAGCTGAAGGACCTGGGTCTGGAGCTGGGCAAGCTCAACGTGAAGAACCTGACCTTCACCACCGTGCCGGTGGTCGACAACCCGGCCGAGAAGGTCGCGGCCACGGTCGTGGTGAACGCCTCCACGGCGCCCACCGTCTTCCAGATGATCAAGGACGACGTCTCCTTCACCGAGGTGAAGGAGCAGGCGGCGGCGTCGAAGAACGCGGCCGCCGCGGCCGCGGCGGCCCGTCTCAAGGGCACCCGGTCCGGCGCCTCCGCGGTGCGGGTGCAGGTCATGAACGGCGGTGCTCCGGCCGGCAGCGCACAGGAAACTCTTAACTGGCTGCAGAATGATGAGGGCGTGACGAAGTCCGAGAACGCGGGCAACGCGCCCGCGGCACTGAGCAAGACGACGCTCGAGTACGCGCCCGACCAGGCCGACCAGGCACGCGAGCTCGCCGCCATCATGGGGCTGCCCGGTACCGCTCTGAAGCCGGGCAAGAGCGTCGAGAACTCCCAGGGTCTGCCGACGATGACGCTGACGCTGGGCAAGGACTTCAAGGGCGCGGGCGTTTCGCTCACGGCTCCGACCACCGTGCCGGACACGGTCCAGAAGTCCACGGCGGACAAGGTCGAGTGCGCCAAGTAG
- a CDS encoding four-helix bundle copper-binding protein codes for MTQPGTMTAMSKEMQDCVEACMSCHSMCEETMSSCMQMGGQAQMQIMRALMDCSETTRMCADMMMRRSPMSAEMCAMCAKACDMCAEACMAMPDDPQMMRCAESCRRCAEMCRTMAGATM; via the coding sequence ATGACCCAGCCCGGAACCATGACCGCCATGAGCAAGGAGATGCAGGACTGCGTCGAGGCGTGCATGTCCTGCCACAGCATGTGCGAGGAGACCATGAGCTCCTGCATGCAGATGGGCGGCCAGGCGCAGATGCAGATCATGCGCGCGCTCATGGACTGCTCGGAGACGACCCGCATGTGCGCCGACATGATGATGCGGCGCTCGCCCATGTCGGCCGAGATGTGCGCGATGTGCGCCAAGGCGTGCGACATGTGCGCGGAGGCGTGTATGGCCATGCCGGACGATCCGCAGATGATGCGCTGCGCGGAGTCCTGTCGCCGCTGCGCCGAGATGTGCCGCACGATGGCGGGCGCCACCATGTGA
- a CDS encoding LCP family protein — MPPTPSRFPRRPHPARRLPRPSARRGRPRWAMRATTTLSVVLLAAAGIGHSVVAGLDADIARVDPFKDMKNRPRAGHGMNVLLVGTDGRDDITEAERRRYRLGGAPCHCTDTIMIVHISEDRERASVVSLPRDSYAQTPAHTDQVTGKRHSGHPIKINSAYAEGGPQLTVRTVENMTHVKIDHYLEVDFTSFMKTVDVLGGVRICTAEPLKDTYTGLDLAPGAHTLQGGQALQYVRSRHADASSDLGRMKRQQRFLAALVERATSSGVLLNPLRFRDVTRAVLGSVRADRGFGTDELLDLGRAMRTFSPSSSEFTTVPIGRMGYVVKGLGSTLKWDPVKSQRLFRALRDDEPLASAGTRPRDGGAARVDVAPQQIRVQVENGTRTAGLGRRVDAALAATGFRTTRQPVSAAGPSTRRTVVAYDPRWDRSAKSLATALPGSELRAVKGLGPTLKVIAGTDFRKVRTVRAAQVEQGESAVVRGDEVGCS; from the coding sequence ATGCCCCCCACACCGTCCCGGTTCCCGCGTCGCCCCCACCCGGCACGCCGTCTACCACGTCCTTCCGCCCGGCGCGGGCGCCCCCGCTGGGCCATGCGGGCGACGACCACGCTCTCGGTGGTGCTGCTCGCCGCCGCCGGAATCGGCCACTCGGTGGTCGCCGGCCTCGACGCGGACATCGCCCGCGTCGATCCCTTCAAGGACATGAAGAACCGTCCGCGGGCCGGTCACGGCATGAACGTCCTCCTGGTCGGCACGGACGGCCGCGACGACATCACGGAGGCGGAGCGCCGCCGCTACCGCCTGGGCGGGGCCCCCTGTCACTGCACCGACACGATCATGATCGTGCACATCTCGGAGGACCGTGAGCGGGCCAGCGTCGTCAGCCTCCCCCGCGACTCCTACGCGCAGACGCCGGCGCACACCGACCAGGTCACCGGCAAGAGGCACAGCGGCCACCCGATCAAGATCAACTCGGCCTACGCGGAGGGCGGGCCGCAGCTCACCGTCCGCACGGTCGAGAACATGACCCACGTGAAGATCGACCACTACCTGGAGGTCGACTTCACCAGCTTCATGAAGACGGTGGACGTGCTGGGCGGCGTGCGGATCTGCACGGCGGAACCCCTGAAGGACACCTACACGGGCCTGGACCTGGCGCCGGGCGCCCATACGCTCCAGGGCGGCCAGGCCCTTCAGTACGTCCGCTCCCGGCACGCGGACGCCTCCTCCGACCTGGGCCGGATGAAGCGCCAGCAGCGCTTCCTGGCGGCCCTGGTGGAGCGGGCCACCTCCTCCGGGGTGCTGCTGAACCCGCTGAGGTTCAGGGACGTCACGCGGGCGGTGCTCGGCTCGGTACGGGCCGACCGGGGCTTCGGCACGGACGAGCTCCTGGACCTCGGCCGCGCGATGCGCACCTTCTCCCCCTCCTCCTCCGAGTTCACGACCGTCCCCATCGGCCGGATGGGATACGTCGTGAAAGGCCTCGGTTCGACGCTGAAGTGGGACCCGGTGAAGTCGCAGCGCCTCTTCCGCGCCCTGCGCGACGACGAGCCCCTCGCCTCCGCGGGAACCCGGCCGCGCGACGGCGGGGCGGCGCGCGTGGACGTGGCCCCGCAGCAGATCCGGGTCCAGGTCGAGAACGGCACCCGCACGGCGGGACTCGGCAGGCGGGTGGACGCGGCGCTGGCGGCGACGGGCTTCCGTACGACCCGGCAGCCGGTCAGTGCCGCAGGCCCCTCGACCCGGCGCACGGTCGTCGCCTACGACCCCCGCTGGGACCGCTCCGCGAAGTCGCTCGCGACGGCCCTGCCGGGCAGCGAGCTGCGGGCCGTGAAGGGCCTCGGGCCGACCCTGAAGGTCATCGCGGGGACGGACTTCCGCAAGGTCCGCACGGTGCGGGCGGCCCAGGTGGAGCAGGGCGAATCGGCAGTGGTGCGGGGGGACGAAGTGGGCTGCTCCTAG